The following proteins come from a genomic window of Novosphingobium sp. P6W:
- a CDS encoding TonB-dependent receptor → MTDYRLLLSTILVPLSLASVQAQAQTQEAPAANGAQTGGLDDIVVTSQRRQEKLQDVPVTVTAFNDAMLERLNVQDAISTSKFVPGMVSQHNAGLASANAYYLRGLGNSQSTPTFDAPVTTYVDDIYVARQNANNYAFFDTERVEVLRGPQGTLFGRNTTGGAIAVIMRKPSDTAGMKMELSGGSYDRYTVKATADLPITPQILTKLSGYAVQDRGYLKNITTGEWLNGESSYGVRGDVRLLPTDRLTIDVAAEYTRNSGTYAGLRNVPGANPYVATATTRPVFYESASGLTSTSCNGSNAQNLLSSQAGNCNLSENIAVSANVNYALDNGSLTYIFGYRHLDQGYISEYNGSAVNKYAGYIITDNGTHEQWSHELKYNTDLLDDRVHLVTGLYYLKEKSDDRQTSFSGGTTAFRLIQDQHLLPQTETGAFYAQADFDVTDQLTLTAGGRYTIETKKVGYLASEEFPGFGYDSADVAAFGIPLKRTYRKFTPRVAVNYKINPDVMVFASATNGFKSGGWNGGTASPANAVLFDPEKTWSFEGGIKSELFGRKLRFNATGYYARTKDLQVTAAVNSPITGTIAQLPFNAGTFEAYGIEIESTAKFGNLSLFANPSFMHGEYTYIVPTSTTLTTAFKPVRVPSFQFSGGAAYEVPVEALDGMLGASVTYRHNSPYWVALLNTTTTQTEDFVDAAVSYTTMSENMKISFEVSNLTDQKTVTANFISLFPGDPRRYTMRVKFKI, encoded by the coding sequence ATGACCGACTACCGACTGCTCCTCTCAACGATACTCGTACCGCTCAGCCTCGCCTCCGTGCAGGCTCAGGCTCAGACCCAGGAAGCACCCGCAGCAAACGGCGCACAGACCGGCGGGCTCGACGACATCGTCGTCACCTCACAGCGCCGGCAGGAAAAGCTGCAGGACGTGCCGGTCACGGTCACCGCGTTCAACGACGCAATGCTCGAACGGCTTAACGTGCAGGATGCGATCTCAACGTCGAAATTCGTGCCGGGCATGGTCTCGCAGCACAATGCGGGCCTCGCTTCGGCTAACGCCTATTATCTGCGCGGACTTGGCAATAGCCAGTCGACGCCGACCTTCGATGCACCTGTCACCACCTACGTCGACGATATCTACGTGGCGCGCCAGAACGCCAACAACTACGCCTTCTTTGATACCGAACGCGTCGAAGTACTGCGCGGACCTCAAGGCACACTGTTTGGCCGCAACACCACTGGCGGCGCGATCGCGGTCATCATGCGCAAGCCTTCCGATACGGCCGGCATGAAGATGGAGTTGAGCGGCGGATCGTATGACCGCTACACCGTCAAGGCCACCGCAGACCTGCCGATCACCCCGCAGATCCTGACCAAGCTGTCTGGGTACGCGGTGCAGGATCGCGGCTACCTCAAGAACATCACCACAGGCGAATGGCTCAACGGCGAAAGCAGCTACGGCGTGCGCGGCGATGTCCGCCTGCTGCCTACCGACCGCCTGACAATTGACGTCGCGGCCGAATATACCCGCAATTCGGGCACTTACGCGGGCCTGCGCAATGTGCCCGGCGCTAACCCCTACGTTGCCACGGCCACCACGCGTCCGGTGTTCTACGAATCCGCCTCGGGCCTGACGTCGACCAGCTGCAACGGCAGCAACGCGCAGAACCTGCTCTCCAGTCAGGCCGGCAACTGCAACCTGTCCGAAAACATCGCGGTCAGCGCCAACGTCAACTATGCGCTGGACAACGGTTCGCTGACCTACATCTTCGGCTACCGCCACCTCGACCAGGGCTACATCAGCGAATACAACGGCAGCGCGGTCAACAAGTATGCCGGATACATCATCACTGACAACGGCACGCATGAACAGTGGTCGCACGAACTGAAGTACAACACCGACCTGCTGGACGACCGCGTCCACCTCGTCACCGGCCTGTACTATCTCAAGGAAAAATCCGACGATCGCCAGACCAGCTTTTCGGGCGGCACCACCGCGTTCCGGCTCATCCAGGACCAGCACCTGCTGCCCCAGACCGAGACCGGCGCCTTCTATGCCCAGGCTGATTTCGACGTCACCGATCAACTGACCCTGACTGCCGGCGGACGCTACACGATCGAGACCAAGAAGGTGGGCTACCTCGCATCCGAGGAATTCCCCGGCTTCGGCTACGACAGCGCCGATGTCGCCGCATTCGGCATCCCGCTCAAGCGGACCTACCGCAAGTTCACGCCGCGCGTTGCGGTGAACTACAAAATCAACCCCGATGTGATGGTATTCGCATCGGCCACCAACGGCTTCAAGTCGGGCGGCTGGAACGGCGGCACTGCATCGCCCGCCAACGCCGTGCTGTTCGACCCGGAAAAGACCTGGTCGTTCGAGGGCGGCATCAAGTCGGAGCTGTTCGGCCGCAAGCTGCGCTTCAATGCCACGGGCTACTACGCCCGCACCAAGGACCTGCAGGTCACTGCGGCCGTCAACAGCCCGATCACCGGCACGATCGCGCAGCTGCCGTTCAACGCCGGCACGTTCGAGGCCTATGGCATCGAAATCGAGAGCACGGCGAAGTTCGGCAATTTGAGCCTCTTCGCGAACCCTTCGTTCATGCACGGCGAATATACCTACATCGTGCCCACTTCGACCACGCTGACCACCGCCTTCAAGCCGGTTCGCGTGCCGAGCTTCCAGTTCAGCGGCGGCGCGGCCTACGAGGTTCCGGTAGAGGCACTGGACGGCATGCTGGGCGCCAGCGTGACCTACCGGCACAATTCGCCCTACTGGGTCGCCCTGCTCAATACCACGACAACGCAGACCGAAGACTTCGTCGACGCGGCGGTCAGCTACACCACCATGAGCGAGAACATGAAGATCTCGTTCGAGGTATCCAACCTGACCGACCAGAAGACCGTCACCGCGAACTTCATCTCGCTCTTCCCCGGCGATCCGCGCCGGTACACGATGCGCGTGAAGTTCAAGATCTGA
- a CDS encoding MFS transporter, producing the protein MQADRIDKASLQHSASTTAEGGEFTRGWTILLASLIGIGSGLVTLPFYTFGIFAPHLARDFGWSMGEIMAGLTITTLALLVAAPVAGVLCERYGARLVSACSLALFGLCYISLATLDGSLTQYYVTWGVASAVGAGTLPITFTRTVNRWFDRHRGLALGIAMMGTGLFGIACKPLLAWVITDYGWRTAYAALGALPLLVATPVTLLLFRDPTDADVRSASTPLTPLTGFSRSEALRQWRFWLIALLLIPLSFALAGTPPNLESILSDKGLDPATIIKLTPLVGLASITGRLAGGFLLDRFWAPAVAFVILSVPIASCLILSGGNLQPATAGFAIFLIGFALGVEFDVVAYLTAKYFGMRSYSAIYGLFYVCFTVGAGFAPLAFGMIRDTAHDFSPALLTCAIILPISAAGFLFLGRYPRFS; encoded by the coding sequence TTGCAAGCAGACCGGATCGACAAGGCCTCGTTGCAACATTCCGCCTCCACGACGGCAGAGGGCGGAGAGTTCACGCGGGGATGGACGATCCTGCTGGCCTCCCTGATCGGTATCGGCAGCGGACTGGTCACCTTGCCCTTCTATACGTTCGGCATCTTTGCTCCGCATCTGGCCCGGGATTTCGGCTGGTCGATGGGCGAGATCATGGCCGGGCTGACGATCACGACGTTGGCCCTCCTTGTCGCAGCGCCTGTGGCCGGCGTGCTTTGCGAGCGCTACGGTGCCCGCCTCGTCTCTGCCTGTTCGCTTGCGCTGTTCGGGCTGTGCTACATCTCGCTGGCCACGCTCGACGGGTCGCTGACGCAGTACTACGTGACTTGGGGAGTGGCCTCGGCTGTCGGCGCGGGCACCCTGCCGATCACCTTCACTCGCACGGTCAACCGCTGGTTCGACCGCCACCGGGGACTGGCACTGGGCATCGCCATGATGGGCACCGGCCTGTTCGGCATTGCCTGCAAACCGCTGCTGGCCTGGGTCATCACAGACTACGGTTGGCGCACCGCCTATGCGGCGCTTGGCGCGCTTCCGCTTCTGGTCGCCACGCCCGTCACCCTGCTGCTGTTCCGCGATCCCACCGACGCCGACGTCCGCTCCGCCAGCACCCCGCTCACACCGCTTACCGGCTTTTCCCGCAGCGAGGCGCTGCGCCAGTGGCGCTTCTGGCTGATTGCCCTGCTGCTGATACCCCTGTCCTTCGCGCTGGCCGGCACACCGCCCAACCTCGAATCCATCCTGAGCGACAAGGGCCTCGATCCGGCCACGATCATAAAACTCACCCCGCTGGTCGGCCTCGCGTCGATCACCGGGCGGCTGGCAGGCGGCTTCCTGCTCGACCGTTTCTGGGCGCCAGCGGTGGCTTTTGTCATCCTTAGCGTGCCGATCGCATCCTGCCTGATCCTTTCAGGCGGAAACCTGCAGCCCGCAACCGCCGGGTTCGCGATTTTTCTCATCGGCTTCGCCCTTGGCGTGGAGTTCGACGTGGTCGCCTATCTCACGGCGAAATACTTCGGGATGCGCTCCTACTCCGCGATCTACGGTCTGTTCTACGTGTGCTTCACGGTGGGCGCGGGCTTCGCGCCGCTAGCCTTCGGCATGATTCGCGATACAGCTCATGATTTCTCTCCGGCCTTGCTGACCTGCGCCATAATTCTGCCCATCAGCGCCGCCGGCTTTCTGTTTCTAGGCCGTTACCCGCGGTTTTCCTGA
- a CDS encoding DUF1330 domain-containing protein → MAAWLVVTAHLKDREAFMSCGYAQAAADALVNYGGTYVVRAPGGTVLEGEGKDGGSVVVSEWPDRAAALAFWNSPEYTAAKVLREGLADISVTLVGA, encoded by the coding sequence ATGGCCGCCTGGCTCGTAGTCACCGCCCACCTCAAGGATCGCGAGGCGTTCATGTCCTGCGGATACGCGCAGGCCGCCGCCGATGCGTTGGTCAATTACGGAGGAACCTACGTCGTGCGCGCACCCGGCGGCACGGTCCTGGAAGGCGAAGGCAAGGACGGCGGATCGGTCGTCGTTTCCGAATGGCCCGACCGCGCCGCTGCGCTGGCGTTCTGGAATTCGCCTGAATACACAGCAGCCAAAGTGCTGCGTGAAGGCCTTGCGGACATCTCCGTCACGCTCGTCGGCGCCTGA
- a CDS encoding TonB-dependent receptor, protein MKKSVMRTLLLATALTALPTVAVAQEAASEADASQSSFGDIVVSAQRIEQRLQDVPISVTAITAAEIETRQVLAPTDIGRLAPNVNLTAVTGGSAGLTAYIRGGGVTDGGYIMSEPEVALYVNDVYNARMQAALLDFAEIERIEVLRGPQGVLYGRNAAAGAINIITKQPADTLTGNVQVGYGTWNERRVKGYLSVPLSKDGKWAFSLNGIVRARDGGRQYNATLDRKVGKEDFQGGQFDLAYKGDAVKARLNLFYVHLKSDGQWASNTVTNDEGKIVPLSGSYRTVLSPFPSYTTVTQKGGSLRLSADYPGGTITSITAYSRLKDSWGEDFSGGVYPSMIESTGDTPLALFVRESKSKSWQVSQETQVAGALADGFVNYVAGLYFFHEQGDQDMNSTIFFAPSSTRFHAATDAWAGYGQLTFNVTDKLSLVAGGRYTLEDKSLDATLAGIPAVSRDHYKKFTPKFGINFKASPDVLFYGSYTVGFKSGGYNGLASTAAQLASAYRPETTKAWEAGVKADIGRTLRGSLAGFLNKITDRQETVNLNDGGFLVENYNVRIAGIEAELAWRPVTGLQIWGNGSVNWGKYLSTDSVVASVINNDPPSLPKYQGTIGVDYSMPVGSGTAKIGADAAFRDQYFSTPDNLEVGHVKATQLFNAYVGYDVGPWTFQVAGKNLANQTYWTTGFGFSVINPRVMANPRTVLGTVKYSF, encoded by the coding sequence ATGAAAAAGTCTGTGATGCGGACGCTGCTGCTCGCAACAGCTCTCACCGCGCTTCCGACCGTTGCCGTGGCGCAGGAAGCCGCCTCTGAAGCGGACGCTTCGCAGAGCAGCTTTGGCGATATCGTGGTCAGCGCCCAGCGCATCGAGCAGCGTCTGCAGGACGTGCCGATTTCCGTCACTGCGATCACCGCCGCCGAGATCGAGACCCGCCAGGTCCTCGCCCCGACCGACATCGGCCGCCTTGCGCCGAACGTGAATCTTACCGCCGTGACCGGCGGCAGCGCGGGGCTTACCGCCTATATTCGCGGCGGCGGCGTCACCGATGGCGGCTACATCATGTCGGAGCCTGAAGTCGCGCTCTACGTCAACGATGTCTACAATGCCCGTATGCAGGCCGCGCTGCTCGACTTCGCCGAGATCGAGCGGATCGAAGTGCTGCGCGGACCGCAAGGCGTGCTCTACGGCCGCAATGCGGCGGCCGGCGCCATCAACATCATCACCAAGCAGCCCGCAGACACCCTGACCGGCAATGTTCAGGTCGGCTACGGCACCTGGAACGAGCGCCGCGTGAAGGGCTATCTTTCGGTGCCGCTCAGCAAAGACGGCAAGTGGGCGTTCTCGCTCAACGGCATCGTCCGCGCGCGCGACGGCGGCCGCCAGTACAACGCCACGCTCGACCGCAAGGTGGGCAAGGAAGACTTCCAGGGCGGCCAGTTCGACCTCGCCTACAAGGGCGATGCGGTGAAGGCACGCCTCAACCTGTTTTACGTCCACCTCAAGAGCGACGGACAGTGGGCCAGCAACACTGTCACCAACGACGAGGGGAAGATCGTTCCGCTCTCGGGTTCCTACCGCACCGTGCTCTCGCCCTTCCCTTCCTATACCACAGTCACGCAGAAGGGTGGATCGCTGCGCCTTTCCGCAGACTATCCCGGCGGCACGATCACCTCGATCACCGCCTACTCGCGCTTGAAGGATTCCTGGGGCGAAGACTTCTCCGGCGGCGTCTATCCCTCGATGATCGAGAGCACCGGCGACACGCCGCTGGCGCTGTTCGTGCGTGAGAGCAAGTCGAAATCCTGGCAGGTCAGCCAGGAAACCCAGGTCGCCGGCGCGCTTGCCGATGGCTTCGTGAACTATGTCGCCGGGCTCTACTTCTTTCATGAGCAGGGCGATCAGGACATGAATTCGACGATCTTCTTCGCGCCTTCATCGACCCGTTTCCATGCCGCGACCGATGCCTGGGCGGGATATGGCCAGCTCACCTTCAACGTCACCGACAAGCTCTCGCTCGTGGCGGGCGGACGCTACACCCTGGAGGACAAGAGCCTGGATGCCACGCTGGCTGGCATCCCCGCCGTCAGCCGCGACCACTACAAGAAGTTCACGCCCAAGTTCGGCATCAACTTCAAGGCCTCGCCCGACGTCCTGTTTTATGGTTCCTACACGGTAGGCTTCAAGTCGGGTGGCTACAACGGCCTCGCCTCGACCGCCGCGCAGCTTGCCAGTGCTTACCGGCCCGAAACCACGAAGGCGTGGGAAGCGGGCGTCAAAGCCGACATCGGCCGTACCCTGCGCGGTTCACTTGCCGGCTTCCTCAACAAGATCACCGATCGTCAGGAAACGGTGAACCTGAACGACGGCGGCTTCCTCGTCGAAAACTACAACGTCAGGATCGCCGGGATCGAGGCCGAACTGGCCTGGCGCCCGGTGACCGGGCTCCAGATCTGGGGCAACGGCTCGGTCAACTGGGGCAAGTACCTTTCCACCGACTCCGTCGTAGCCTCGGTGATCAACAACGATCCCCCTTCGCTGCCCAAGTACCAGGGCACGATCGGCGTGGACTACTCGATGCCTGTCGGATCGGGCACGGCCAAGATCGGCGCCGATGCCGCCTTTCGCGACCAGTATTTCTCCACCCCGGACAACCTCGAGGTCGGTCACGTCAAGGCCACTCAGCTGTTCAACGCCTATGTCGGCTACGATGTCGGCCCCTGGACTTTCCAGGTCGCCGGGAAGAACCTCGCCAACCAGACCTACTGGACCACCGGGTTCGGGTTCTCCGTCATCAATCCGCGCGTCATGGCCAATCCGCGAACGGTGCTCGGCACAGTCAAGTACAGCTTCTAA
- a CDS encoding L-serine ammonia-lyase, giving the protein MISALDLFRIGLGPSSSHTVGPMRIAAKFLQTVEEAGLLENVARVQIDLQGSLALTGEGHGTPDACLMGLMGLQPETADPEQAHAAAAEVRASRRISLLGRREIALDPATDLVLDFETIPDLHPNGMILTAFDAAGSDIAHQEYFSTGGGFFSSRQQLEQTAPDDQVSYGPAVPHPFGSGAQLLEVCAQSGLDIAGIMLANETVRREEADTLAGLDAIADAMNQCIDRGLSREGLLPGHLKVRRRARSIHQSLISRPQDNQAETLMDWLNLYAMAVNEENASGGRVVTAPTNGAAGIIPSLLRQYCSEGNHAVAANARRYLLTAAGIGLLYKQRASISGAEMGCQGEVGVACSMAAAGLAALWGGTPEQVCAAAEIGMEHNLGLTCDPVGGLVQIPCIERNAIAAVKAVNAAKLALHAGETPRVSLDQVIETMRQTGLDMSSKYKETSQGGLAINVVAC; this is encoded by the coding sequence GTGATCTCAGCCCTCGACCTGTTTCGCATCGGCCTCGGCCCATCGAGTTCGCACACTGTCGGCCCGATGCGTATCGCCGCGAAGTTCCTGCAAACGGTTGAGGAGGCGGGGCTGCTGGAGAATGTCGCCCGCGTGCAAATCGACCTGCAGGGATCTCTGGCCCTGACTGGCGAAGGTCACGGCACGCCCGACGCCTGCCTGATGGGGCTGATGGGCCTTCAGCCCGAAACCGCCGACCCCGAACAGGCGCATGCCGCTGCGGCCGAGGTGCGCGCCAGCCGCCGGATCAGCCTGCTGGGACGGCGCGAGATTGCGCTGGATCCCGCCACCGACCTCGTACTCGATTTCGAGACGATCCCCGACCTGCACCCCAATGGCATGATCCTGACCGCTTTCGACGCAGCCGGTTCGGATATTGCCCATCAGGAGTACTTCTCCACCGGCGGCGGCTTTTTCTCCAGCCGCCAGCAACTCGAACAGACCGCGCCGGACGATCAGGTCAGCTATGGCCCCGCCGTCCCCCACCCGTTCGGCTCGGGTGCGCAATTGTTGGAAGTCTGCGCGCAAAGCGGGCTGGATATCGCCGGCATCATGCTCGCCAACGAAACCGTGCGGCGCGAGGAGGCAGATACGCTGGCCGGGCTCGATGCGATCGCCGATGCCATGAACCAGTGCATCGATCGGGGGCTTTCGCGCGAAGGCCTGCTTCCCGGTCACCTGAAAGTGCGCCGCCGCGCGCGCTCGATTCACCAGAGCCTGATCTCGCGCCCGCAGGACAACCAGGCCGAGACCTTGATGGACTGGCTCAACCTTTACGCCATGGCCGTCAACGAGGAGAACGCCAGCGGCGGCCGCGTGGTCACCGCGCCCACCAACGGCGCGGCCGGCATCATCCCTTCGCTGCTGCGCCAGTATTGCAGCGAGGGCAACCACGCCGTCGCCGCGAACGCGCGCCGCTATCTGCTGACGGCGGCGGGGATCGGCCTGCTCTACAAGCAGCGCGCTTCGATATCCGGCGCGGAAATGGGCTGCCAGGGCGAGGTAGGCGTCGCCTGTTCGATGGCAGCGGCAGGACTGGCGGCGTTATGGGGCGGCACCCCGGAGCAGGTTTGCGCTGCGGCGGAGATCGGCATGGAGCACAACCTCGGCCTCACCTGCGACCCGGTGGGCGGGCTGGTGCAGATCCCCTGCATCGAACGCAACGCCATCGCCGCCGTAAAGGCGGTCAACGCCGCCAAGCTGGCCCTGCACGCGGGCGAGACACCCCGCGTCTCGCTTGACCAGGTGATCGAGACGATGCGCCAGACCGGCCTCGACATGTCGAGCAAGTACAAGGAAACCAGCCAGGGCGGCCTTGCCATCAACGTGGTCGCCTGCTGA
- a CDS encoding OmpH family outer membrane protein codes for MPFRKLITAALLIGAAVPMSVTAQTAGQPAGQPLGGPVVAGVCLLSREAVFANAAVGKAASARLAELIRTAQAEIDAERGPLETEAKALQGQPDNAPIRQKREALGTRWQALQGKAAHNSREIEATRAKAMERIALDTQPVIAQVYAQKKCGLLLDRGAALGGNFANDLTADVVRGVDAKVKTITFERERLAQQPVAAAPAAR; via the coding sequence ATGCCGTTTCGCAAGCTGATCACCGCCGCGCTGCTCATTGGCGCTGCCGTTCCCATGAGCGTGACAGCCCAGACCGCAGGGCAGCCGGCCGGCCAGCCTTTGGGCGGTCCCGTCGTCGCCGGCGTGTGCCTGCTTTCGCGCGAGGCGGTCTTCGCCAATGCCGCTGTCGGCAAGGCTGCCAGCGCGCGTCTCGCCGAACTGATCCGGACCGCACAGGCTGAGATCGATGCCGAGCGCGGCCCCCTCGAAACCGAAGCCAAGGCCCTGCAAGGCCAGCCTGACAATGCCCCGATCCGCCAGAAGCGCGAGGCGCTGGGCACCCGCTGGCAGGCGCTTCAGGGCAAGGCTGCACACAATAGCCGCGAGATCGAAGCCACCCGCGCCAAGGCGATGGAGCGGATCGCTCTCGATACCCAGCCGGTCATCGCGCAAGTCTACGCCCAGAAGAAATGCGGTCTGCTGCTTGATCGCGGCGCAGCACTGGGCGGCAATTTCGCCAACGACCTGACCGCCGATGTCGTGCGCGGTGTCGATGCCAAAGTGAAGACCATCACTTTCGAGCGCGAACGCCTGGCCCAGCAGCCGGTAGCCGCCGCTCCGGCCGCGCGGTGA
- a CDS encoding carboxymuconolactone decarboxylase family protein, which yields MNTITRSLILISGTLLGAGMPGLAQAQAPAANTAGQPSRAQQLMGDIDPKLAQLTDEVLLGDVWERPGLAKRDRSLITVAALIALNRPEQLRSHMQLARTNGVTETEIVEAITQLAFYAGWPNAISAVGVAREVFHPKSEAE from the coding sequence ATGAACACTATCACGCGCAGCCTGATCCTCATTTCAGGCACACTGCTCGGCGCAGGAATGCCGGGTTTGGCCCAGGCTCAGGCACCCGCAGCGAATACTGCCGGCCAGCCGTCGCGCGCGCAGCAGTTGATGGGCGACATTGACCCCAAGCTGGCCCAGCTTACGGACGAAGTCCTGCTCGGTGACGTGTGGGAACGGCCAGGCCTTGCCAAGCGGGACCGCAGCCTCATCACCGTCGCGGCGCTGATCGCGCTCAACCGGCCAGAGCAACTGCGATCGCACATGCAGCTTGCGCGCACCAACGGGGTAACCGAGACCGAGATCGTAGAGGCCATCACTCAGCTTGCCTTCTACGCGGGCTGGCCCAACGCAATCAGCGCCGTGGGCGTCGCCCGTGAGGTGTTCCATCCCAAGAGCGAGGCTGAATGA
- a CDS encoding cupin domain-containing protein has translation MMRRVSKAALVIGAACLPLPAVAGADKASTPGISVIREGSTEKSSGAAANFTGTVQVEGRFQREAPARIGGATVTFAPGAHTAWHTHPLGQTLVVTRGYGYVQQWGQQAERFGPGDVVWIGPGIKHWHGAGPNEAMTHVALAESSNGQSVVWGELVSDAQYRQVTRGQPR, from the coding sequence ATGATGCGCCGCGTAAGCAAAGCCGCCTTGGTGATTGGCGCCGCCTGTCTGCCGTTGCCTGCCGTGGCAGGCGCCGACAAGGCTTCCACGCCGGGAATTTCGGTGATCCGGGAAGGCTCGACCGAGAAATCCAGCGGCGCAGCGGCCAATTTCACGGGAACTGTGCAAGTGGAGGGCCGCTTCCAGCGCGAAGCTCCCGCCCGTATCGGCGGCGCGACCGTCACCTTCGCTCCCGGCGCACATACCGCATGGCACACGCATCCGCTTGGCCAGACCCTCGTTGTCACACGCGGCTATGGCTACGTCCAGCAGTGGGGGCAGCAGGCCGAGCGGTTCGGGCCCGGCGACGTCGTCTGGATCGGCCCCGGCATCAAGCACTGGCACGGCGCTGGCCCCAATGAAGCGATGACCCACGTGGCGCTGGCGGAGAGCAGTAACGGCCAGTCCGTGGTGTGGGGGGAGCTTGTCAGCGATGCGCAATATCGGCAAGTGACGCGGGGTCAGCCGCGATAG